From Candidatus Binatia bacterium, the proteins below share one genomic window:
- a CDS encoding 1,4-dihydroxy-2-naphthoate polyprenyltransferase, with protein MGPSRGAAAAAPGRARVWVHALRLPTLAAAIVPVFVGSAVAARQGFFRPGPAVAAFLGALFIQVGTNFANDLYDHEKGADHAGRTGFTRPLAAGWLAPADVRRAMLAAFGAATLAGLYLAFAAGWPVVVIGIASIAAGIGYTAGRWALGYHGLGDIAVFLFFGVVAVAGTYYVQARAVSPLALAAALPVGALCTNILVVNNVRDVEADRTIGKRTLAVIFGRGAAIAEYALLLLVAYALPVLLWRGGELGLAALLPLLTLPLALALLRVVATRRDGPSLNGALVRTARLHVLFGSLFAIAMLAP; from the coding sequence GTGGGGCCCTCCCGCGGCGCCGCGGCCGCCGCCCCCGGCCGCGCGCGCGTCTGGGTCCATGCGCTCCGGCTCCCCACGCTGGCCGCCGCGATCGTCCCCGTCTTCGTGGGGAGCGCGGTCGCCGCGCGGCAGGGCTTCTTTCGTCCCGGACCCGCGGTCGCGGCGTTCCTCGGCGCGCTCTTCATCCAGGTCGGCACCAATTTCGCGAACGATCTCTACGATCATGAAAAGGGCGCCGACCACGCCGGGCGCACGGGCTTCACGCGACCCCTCGCGGCGGGATGGCTCGCGCCCGCCGACGTGCGCCGCGCCATGCTCGCGGCGTTCGGCGCGGCGACCCTTGCGGGCCTCTACCTCGCGTTCGCCGCGGGATGGCCGGTGGTCGTGATCGGGATCGCGTCGATCGCCGCGGGCATCGGCTACACCGCGGGACGCTGGGCCCTCGGCTATCACGGACTCGGCGACATCGCCGTCTTCCTCTTCTTCGGCGTGGTTGCGGTGGCGGGCACCTACTACGTGCAGGCGCGCGCCGTCTCGCCGCTGGCCCTGGCCGCGGCGCTCCCGGTGGGGGCGCTCTGCACCAACATCCTCGTCGTGAACAACGTGCGCGACGTGGAGGCCGACCGCACCATCGGCAAGCGAACGCTGGCCGTGATCTTCGGCCGCGGCGCCGCCATCGCCGAGTACGCGCTGCTCCTGCTCGTGGCCTACGCCCTACCGGTGCTCCTCTGGCGCGGCGGCGAGCTGGGGCTCGCGGCGCTCCTGCCGCTCCTCACCCTGCCGCTCGCGCTCGCGCTGCTTCGCGTCGTGGCGACGCGCCGGGACGGACCCTCGCTGAACGGCGCCCTGGTCCGGACGGCCCGGCTCCATGTGCTCTTCGGATCGCTGTTCGCCATCGCGATGCTCGCGCCGTGA
- the menB gene encoding 1,4-dihydroxy-2-naphthoyl-CoA synthase encodes MPVAAALAWKTARTFTDILYEKAEGIAKITINRPDVRNAFRPLTVREMGQAFEAAREDPEVGVIILTGAGEEAFCSGGDQRVRGDQGYVGDDQVPRLNVLDLQRQIRTLPKPVVAMVAGYAVGGGHVLHVVCDLTIAAENAKFGQTGPKVGSFDGGFGSSYLARMVGQKRAREIWFLCRQYDAKQAFAMGLINAVVPLDRLEEETVQWCREMLAMSPLALRCIKSAMNADCDGQTGLQELAGNATLLFYMSEEAQEGRNAYLERRKPDFSRFRRLP; translated from the coding sequence ATGCCCGTCGCCGCCGCACTCGCCTGGAAGACGGCGAGGACGTTCACCGACATCCTGTACGAGAAGGCGGAGGGGATCGCCAAGATCACGATCAACCGCCCCGACGTCCGGAACGCGTTCCGTCCCCTCACGGTGCGCGAGATGGGCCAGGCGTTCGAAGCCGCCCGGGAAGATCCCGAGGTGGGCGTCATCATCCTGACCGGCGCCGGCGAGGAGGCCTTCTGCTCCGGCGGCGATCAGCGCGTGCGGGGCGACCAGGGCTACGTGGGCGACGATCAGGTGCCGCGCCTGAACGTGCTCGACCTGCAGCGCCAGATCCGCACGCTCCCCAAGCCGGTGGTCGCGATGGTAGCCGGCTACGCCGTGGGCGGCGGCCACGTGCTCCACGTCGTGTGCGATCTCACGATCGCCGCCGAGAACGCGAAGTTCGGCCAGACCGGCCCCAAGGTGGGCTCGTTCGACGGCGGCTTCGGGTCGTCCTACCTGGCGCGCATGGTGGGCCAGAAGCGGGCGCGGGAGATCTGGTTCCTCTGCCGCCAGTACGACGCCAAGCAGGCGTTCGCGATGGGGCTGATCAACGCGGTCGTGCCCCTCGACCGGCTGGAGGAGGAGACGGTGCAGTGGTGCCGCGAGATGCTCGCGATGAGCCCGCTGGCGCTCCGCTGCATCAAGTCGGCGATGAACGCCGACTGCGACGGGCAGACGGGACTGCAAGAGCTGGCGGGGAACGCGACCCTTCTCTTCTACATGAGCGAGGAGGCGCAGGAGGGGCGGAACGCCTACCTCGAGCGCCGGAAGCCCGACTTCTCGCGGTTCCGGCGGCTGCCGTAG